A single window of Flagellimonas maritima DNA harbors:
- a CDS encoding zinc-ribbon domain-containing protein, protein MILFFGTKLGKKETKSLANIPCPHCSQVNTLTATSQASYIHLFWIPLFKIGTSQYLECSHCKRVYYKEEFTDEIRSAL, encoded by the coding sequence ATGATTCTCTTTTTCGGAACAAAATTGGGAAAAAAAGAAACCAAATCACTTGCCAACATTCCTTGCCCACATTGTTCACAAGTCAATACTTTAACGGCAACTTCGCAAGCCAGTTATATTCATTTATTTTGGATTCCCCTTTTTAAAATCGGAACGTCCCAATATCTGGAATGTTCGCATTGCAAAAGGGTTTATTATAAAGAAGAGTTCACTGATGAAATAAGGAGTGCGCTATAA